TCACATAATTCGATGTCTTAGATTTCcctgtatatatatttctaGGTGACAAAAATCCTAGGCAAAATGTTATATTATACGCGACCTTGAAATATCGGCTATCTTGGTGTACAACATGGTCCatttaagaaaaataaaaaaaagtgatgGGCACTGTTAAAACAGGCAGAAGCCTCATTCATAACTGCTGAAGGGTTAAGATCGTATAGGTAGGAACGATCTGACCTCTCATAATGGAAACATGGGAAGTCATAGCATCGGTAAAAGAAGCAACAAAAGGCCTTGACTTGAGCTTAGATCATCCACTTATTATTAAATCCGAGGACGTGCCCAGTAACATTCTCCAATTACTGCAACAGAAGAATCGACGTCAATTGAAACACATCTGCatgaaatcaagaaaagagTATTTTCTACTAGAGGAATATGGGCCAGGATTTTGGGTTAAGTGGCCGTACAATTATTTCAATGGTTACAGCTTACCAGAAAGGCGTACGGAAGTTGTAACGACAgttgaaagagaaagagcTAAGCGTGAAACGTTAAAAACATGGGACGAATTGAAATTTAAAGAGCTTCTTCATTTATGGTCAGAAGAACCCAAGGGCTCGTGTAAGCTTGAGAAGGACAAAGACCTTAAACTGGATATGAATCCCCCAGATATGAAAGGCGaatcaaaaattaatgACTACTATTCAGACCCTAAAGAGTACATAGAAAGTAAGTATTATGATGCTCTTTTTTCCATACATACGCCTCTCGCATATTTCGTCAAGTCAAATTTAGTAAGGCTCAAAAATACCTGCCGAACCAAGTACGGAAGTGACAGTTACAAAATAGCCTATCAAGCCATGCtgcaaaaatttcttctctcAATTGTACAATTCAAAGATAGACATGATAACAGGCTTTTATTAGAGCCCTTTTCTAGTCCCATAGCagatgaaaaaaggaagaactGTCTCACAAAATTTGTTATCcaagatgaaaacaaaaacagcTCAACCATTGCTGATTTATGTGTTGTATTAAAATCCCGCGAAATAAAGCTACAAATATTATTGCTATTAGAGATAATAGGATTGAACGATTTAGATTGGAATTTTAGAgattttgagaaaaagtataaattaaaattgaagaaaagatcacTTAATTTGACAAAAAAGGGATTAGTTCGTCGaagatcgaagaaaaaaaccaGCGAAAAAGACAAAGGAATCGAGAGAATAACAACATCTTTGGATTATTGTGAACAGTTAGACTTGTACTTAGATAGAGCATGCATCTTGGACATTCTACTATCAAGTGAAACGCCCAACCCAGATGCCATAGAAGCATCAAATGGAACAATACAAGagcataaaaaaaatatcctAGACAAAAGCAAAGAAGCCTCATTGGTTGGGTTCATAAATTATGTTCTTATTCCatatttcaacaaaaagGTACCACACGCCGTTGAATTTATAATTCAAAAGCTCAAGGGACCAAGCATGAGACCAAAGAGAGCCCTGAAAAAGGTCAACGATAGCACAAATGTATCGTCACCTAATACTGTAGAAACGTATAACAGGTTATCCACGAGTCAACGTGCCTCTCGCTCTTCAATCATTAATTCCGTCCCATCTTCACCCGCATTGAGAAGGGTGGACGCTAATTTGTTCAGCAGAAAATCTATAGCTTCGCCCACCCCTGAACTTTTGAATTCTAGAACGAACTCTAACTTGAATGAATTTCTCGAAAGTGAAACTAGAAGCTTAAAGCGCCCTTCACAATTGGGAAGGACGAAGTCTGATCTAACGATGAATCATTTACAAAAACGGCAGTTTTCTGTCTCTGACTTAAGCACAACAAGAGTACCGAATTCATCAACTATCACACTCAAAACGCCTTTCTCGCACTCAACTATTAATGCATACAAAACTATGAATAACTCTTTTCGCAGAGTTGGGAAACGTAAAGATATCAATGAAACGATACGCCTACATGAACGTGTAGACTCTGAGGAAAACGTACAAGTTCAAGCCACTCCTGctgtgaaaaaaagaactgtGACACCTAATAAAAAGGCGCAACTTCAAAGCATCATTGAATCGCCGCTAAATTTCAAGGATGATGATACGCATGAAGGCAGAAAAAATACCTCCAATATTACCTCTACTCCCACTAATAAGCCCCCGGAAAATAGCTCAAAAAGGAGAGTAAGAAGACGTTTATTTGCTCCAGAATCCACATAGAATAAGAAACTGCGAGACCACCTTCGCTGGCAAGTAGTTGACCCAACTCCATCTTTGTAGCTTTTCTTGGACGAAAAGggaataaaataaaactaaGCTACAACAATTTCGCACTTCGGGGGCCTTTGAGTATACAATTAAATAACTCATcatgcatatatatatatatacatacaaTGGCGTATGTAAAAACTGTTATATAACATTACCGTTGTACTATTAGTATAAACCGATTCTCACTATTCGCCAAAAAATATCGCACTAATTAATTCTTTTGCGTCgtctcttttcaaaatgtgAAATCCAATAGTGACACCACACCTCTCTAGcaatttttccttatccTCATCCGTAACTTTTTCACCTTTACCCTCGTACAAATCTGGTAAATCCTTTTTTAGAACTAACAATGCACTAATTACAGTATCAACCAAGATTTgagtttcttctttagtaAATTTGGTCCTAGTTGGATTGGAGTCATCGTTCAAATGTTCCTCTATATTGTCTAGA
This sequence is a window from Saccharomyces cerevisiae S288C chromosome VII, complete sequence. Protein-coding genes within it:
- the SLD3 gene encoding Sld3p (Protein involved in the initiation of DNA replication; required for proper assembly of replication proteins at the origins of replication; interacts with the DDK-phosphorylated MCM complex and required for the recruitment of Cdc45p; localizes to nuclear foci that become diffuse upon DNA replication stress; homologous to the human Treslin/Ticrr protein), which gives rise to METWEVIASVKEATKGLDLSLDHPLIIKSEDVPSNILQLLQQKNRRQLKHICMKSRKEYFLLEEYGPGFWVKWPYNYFNGYSLPERRTEVVTTVERERAKRETLKTWDELKFKELLHLWSEEPKGSCKLEKDKDLKLDMNPPDMKGESKINDYYSDPKEYIESKYYDALFSIHTPLAYFVKSNLVRLKNTCRTKYGSDSYKIAYQAMLQKFLLSIVQFKDRHDNRLLLEPFSSPIADEKRKNCLTKFVIQDENKNSSTIADLCVVLKSREIKLQILLLLEIIGLNDLDWNFRDFEKKYKLKLKKRSLNLTKKGLVRRRSKKKTSEKDKGIERITTSLDYCEQLDLYLDRACILDILLSSETPNPDAIEASNGTIQEHKKNILDKSKEASLVGFINYVLIPYFNKKVPHAVEFIIQKLKGPSMRPKRALKKVNDSTNVSSPNTVETYNRLSTSQRASRSSIINSVPSSPALRRVDANLFSRKSIASPTPELLNSRTNSNLNEFLESETRSLKRPSQLGRTKSDLTMNHLQKRQFSVSDLSTTRVPNSSTITLKTPFSHSTINAYKTMNNSFRRVGKRKDINETIRLHERVDSEENVQVQATPAVKKRTVTPNKKAQLQSIIESPLNFKDDDTHEGRKNTSNITSTPTNKPPENSSKRRVRRRLFAPEST